One window of the Salvia splendens isolate huo1 chromosome 1, SspV2, whole genome shotgun sequence genome contains the following:
- the LOC121754569 gene encoding uncharacterized protein LOC121754569, whose product MASLNCFCPSWMKKKKKNKGGKLRRVELSGKEKNGNALRVKLEHVQASSEKNELRSTSFRVPVPFRVPGSSRCSVKVMNHESPVAADSHEPDYEGGDEHDRASQLGRDSEFKFQACSGNLSEEKGGDFQGTKSSGSLDINEGEFNFQACFEHPNEEKRPILREVKSSCSLNIDDNVEHSHTEAMFEMDASGHLSDPGTGKARFWASPELKRSCSSLAIRSVTLELEKCKSYEDMQMLAEMHAPGNFGGDSGRSPASIKTRCSADKVMLKKHSSSQILPSGSRKLWWKLFLWSHRNLHITADTTKPLLSELEAAPLNQRGGYSSDTVEPKHATGSRNMRSPSTLTEESTEKGKCSTDDTNWDGLYGHSNMWPQNQWLAFPPDSSPLWRVNEWVREASSQPPCLVDGDEPQHEDDIYFPSSPEHDASHPQGSSRPPAADTHEEISHANTVTQSLTTNSSVAHITGLGLAVIPSISQFSSLRSVNLSGNLIVHITPGSLPKGLHVLNLSRNKISTIEGLRDLTRLRVLDLSYNRISRIGQGLSNCTLVKELYLAGNKISTVEGLHRLLKLTVLDLSFNKITTAKALGQLVANYSSLIAVNLLGNPIQSNMSEDLLRKTLCSLLPKLALLNKQPINPQKAREIRVDSNAKAALGSSGWSSRRKPVRKGAATGASSSSHSARRSSPTVSTSRKSKHRSRSTSRHHSTLREKA is encoded by the exons ATGGCTTCTCTTAACTGCTTTTGCCCTTCttggatgaagaagaagaagaagaataag GGAGGGAAATTGCGGCGTGTTGAGCTATCCGGTAAGGAGAAGAATGGGAATGCTTTGCGCGTGAAGCTCGAACATGTCCAGGCATCTTCAGAAAAGAACGAGTTGAGGTCAACATCTTTCAGAGTTCCGGTTCCTTTTCGTGTCCCAGGGAGTTCTAGATGCAGTGTGAAGGTGATGAATCACGAGAGCCCCGTTGCAGCTGATTCCCATGAACCGGACTATGAAGGGGGAGACGAGCATGACAGGGCTTCCCAGTTGGGGAGGGATTCTGAATTCAAATTTCAAGCATGCTCTGGAAATCTAAGCGAAGAAAAAGGAGGCGACTTTCAAGGTACCAAGAGCTCCGGCTCCTTGGATATAAACGAAGGAGAATTCAACTTCCAAGCGTGTTTTGAACATCCCAACGAAGAGAAAAGGCCAATTCTACGAGAAGTGAAGTCCTCATGTTCTTTGAACATTGATGACAATGTTGAACACAGCCACACGGAAGCAATGTTTGAGATGGATGCAAGTGGACACCTGAGTGATCCAGGGACCGGGAAAGCTAGGTTTTGGGCTTCTCCTGAGCTCAAGCGCTCGTGCTCTAGTTTGGCAATAAGAAGCGTCACTCTAGAGCTCGAGAAGTGCAAATCTTACGAGGATATGCAGATGTTGGCTGAAATGCACGCGCCGGGCAATTTTGGAGGAGACAGTGGAAGAAGTCCTGCGTCTATCAAGACGCGATGCAGTGCTGATAAGGTGATGCTGAAGAAGCATTCCTCGAGCCAGATCCTTCCTTCCGGGAGCCGGAAACTGTGGTGGAAATTGTTCCTATGGAGTCACAGAAACTTGCATATAACAGCTGATACAACGAAACCGCTCCTATCTGAACTCGAGGCTGCGCCTCTCAACCAGCGCGGTGGCTATTCATCAGATACAGTCGAGCCTAAGCATGCCACCGGCTCTAGAAACATGAGATCTCCGAGCACATTGACAGAAGAGTCGACTGAGAAGGGCAAGTGCAGCACGGATGACACGAATTGGGATGGATTGTACGGACACTCCAACATGTGGCCTCAGAATCAGTGGCTTGCCTTCCCTCCCGACTCGTCTCCTCTGTGGAGAGTGAACGAGTGGGTGAGAGAAGCTTCCTCGCAGCCTCCTTGCCTAGTGGACGGAGATGAGCCTCAACACGAAGATGATATTTATTTCCCGTCCTCTCCTGAGCACGATGCATCACATCCACAAGGCTCGTCTCGACCTCCGGCTGCAGACACACACGAGGAAATCTCACATGCCAACACTGTTACCCAGTCCTTGACCACTAACTCGAGCGTGGCTCATATCACAGGCCTCGGACTTGCAGTCATTCCCTCAATTTCGCAGTTTTCCAGCCTTCGATCAGTCAACTTGTCTGGCAATCTTATTG TTCATATAACTCCGGGATCTCTACCAAAGGGTCTCCATGTTCTTAATCTATCGAGGAACAAGATAAGCACGATCGAGGGTTTGAGGGACTTGACTCGTCTCCGCGTGCTCGACCTCAGCTACAACCGGATCTCCAGAATTGGTCAAG GGCTGTCGAACTGCACTCTTGTTAAAGAGCTCTATCTAGCCGGGAACAAGATAAGCACAGTGGAAGGTCTGCATCGACTCTTGAAGCTGACCGTGCTCGATTTGAGCTTCAACAAGATCACCACAGCGAAGGCGCTAGGCCAGCTCGTAGCGAATTACAGCTCCCTCATTGCAGTCAATCTACTCGGGAATCCGATCCAGAGCAACATGAGCGAGGATCTATTGAGGAAGACCCTCTGCAGTCTGCTGCCAAAGCTTGCCCTGCTCAACAAGCAGCCGATAAACCCACAGAAGGCTCGAGAGATACGCGTGGACTCCAATGCTAAAGCTGCGCTCGGGAGCAGCGGCTGGAGCAGTCGGAGGAAACCAGTGAGGAAGGGGGCAGCAACGGGGGCATCGTCGTCGTCTCACAGTGCTCGTAGAAGCAGCCCCACCGTAAGCACCAGCCGTAAGAGCAAACACAGGTCAAGAAGCACTTCTCGCCATCATTCAACTTTGAGGGAGAAGGCttga
- the LOC121754576 gene encoding uncharacterized protein LOC121754576 isoform X2: MASATVDSAATATATASTTDGGLLRLDSIPTVDLRLLSQSELYSLSRCSSAAADPNCRDDVVIPIIDRSVFNESAGSRKQTYSRLRLAPTDSSSPATPRSRTPHLRSPAAAYGSINTKTDPENVENHQIINLLKQFFVADMDPADLFPVKIEYLNSLQPQQLSSPPSPPPANISSIGVKRKRGRPRKAVEVSVIDGSYADTLQLPMPSLSEFIPRDNAEDKDREVLNSDGVAVDLAALGASEHPYREEIRQRTDGMRTEEELLGFLTGLNGRWGSRRKKKRIVDANEFGSKLPVGWKLSLSVKKKNGNVWLYCRRYISPSGLHFVTCKGVSSYLLSLHGMQDTNRCTFVQYNDIVNDADKLTTVPLVVQDDYEIETFSHAPSPPLDLVTANPETQVTLNVGNASEDRIGESLCCHKCNITFKDKDEFLNHQSSLHRKNRNKNIVRITDGVIIKDGKYECQFCHKTFSERHRYNGHVGTHVRFQPKMVGEFSQSVYPTSVNVYPTQDNAVEGSSKSNNAMDVCNSITNNGPTIYSNHDKIDGHFGELEDGSRNIRGMDRATDTVTETNHSSVLEVLFTSNENKSSHNDAGLNDSAAEINKDGSMMQGGMMMESTLSQNGAADSDMTVSVIENSVSTDNPMQSMASECLLDSNDHTEECPVGNDNQHRRNDSNQQTMELNFDSQNLGLNESVFSLFGTQGQGQQEKDLAVSKSDLEILPCKDIATTESVTSGQEASKLEKGPNISMPIADNGKACKEDNVPCSAVTCKVGDTLGFSKCENDSSKANNEGANMHEELQYGMDSVIQTWNTQENATNKDVSEVFTHLLDVPGVHGMSESQLAAANDKDTYHYENNDGRVCGRETKMPEFDCLQNFGSGQTSDLFSSSSAIVSSNSITGANQDTRLGVCSPFISTTDEQLSAEDNMITMFNDAMKEHRQDPSEGILLNQSGISEVSNGAFSSDKVYTTANPSELNGIKIAGKHELSLSFGSLQTDMCAESNRVKQESYRGNSFNIEPVGLKTYGNPTRSSILSSNIAADMEQARPFGYSNISFNDTTNEPGNSFNVVQGERDWDGTRGNELMVLGEMVLLICLEVVMMLIQPHTFNLLAFFQLLALHQLWGKKAHLVWITTTVFKVT, encoded by the exons ATGGCTTCCGCCACCGTCGAttccgccgccaccgccaccgccaccgcaaGCACTACAGACGGCGGATTACTCCGATTGGATTCAATTCCCACTGTGGATCTCCGCCTCCTCTCCCAATCGGAGCTCTATTCCCTCTCCCGctgctcctccgccgccgccgaccCCAACTGCCGCGACGACGTTGTCATCCCAATCATTGACCGCTCCGTATTCAACGAGTCCGCCGGCTCCAGAAAGCAGACCTACTCCCGCCTCCGCCTCGCCCCCACGGATTCCTCGTCCCCCGCCACTCCTCGCTCCCGCACGCCCCATCTCCGCTCCCCCGCCGCCGCCTATGGCTCCATCAACACTAAAACCGATCCGGAAAACGTCGAGAATCACCAAATCATCAATCTCCTGAAGCAATTCTTCGTCGCGGACATGGATCCCGCCGATTTATTCCCGGTGAAAATAGAATACCTAAATTCGCTGCAGCCGCAGCAATTATCATCCCCGCCGTCTCCGCCCCCGGCTAATATCTCCTCTATTGGAGTCAAACGGAAGCGCGGCCGGCCCCGCAAGGCCGTGGAAGTTAGTGTAATTGACGGCAGCTATGCGGATACGTTGCAATTGCCAATGCCATCGCTGAGTGAATTCATTCCGCGTGACAATGCGGAGGATAAAGACAGAGAAGTGTTGAATAGCGACGGAGTGGCCGTGGATTTGGCGGCGTTGGGCGCCTCGGAGCATCCTTATCGGGAGGAGATTCGGCAGAGGACCGATGGAATGCGAACAGAAGAGGAATTGTTAGGGTTTTTGACGGGATTGAATGGAAGGTGGGgaagtaggaggaagaagaagaggattgTTGATGCTAATGAGTTCGGATCGAAGCTGCCGGTTGGTTGGAAGCTTTCGCTCTCCGTGAAGAAGAAAAATGGCAATGTATGGCTCTATTGCCGTCGCTACATAAG CCCCAGTGGACTGCATTTTGTTACATGCAAGGGGGTATCATCATATTTGCTCTCTCTTCATGGCATGCAAGATACAAATCGATGCACCTTTGTCCAATATAATGACATCGTGAATGATGCTGATAAATTGACTACCGTCCCA CTTGTTGTACAAGATGATTATGAAATTGAAACCTTCTCCCATGCACCATCACCTCCTTTGGATTTGGTAACTGCTAATCCTGAAACCCAAGTTACATTAAATGTGGGGAATGCTTCAGAGGATAGAATAGGAGAGAGTCTATGTTGCCACAAGTGCAATATAACTTTCAAAGACAAAGATGAATTCTTGAACCACCAATCATCGCTTCACcggaaaaacagaaacaaaaacATTGTTCGCATTACTGATGGAGTGATTATCAAGGATGGAAAATATGAGTGCCAATTCTGTCACAAGACATTTAGTGAAAGACATCGATACAATGGTCATGTTGGTACCCATGTGAGATTCCAACCTAAGATGGTTGGAGAGTTTTCTCAGTCTGTTTATCCCACTTCTGTCAATGTATATCCTACTCAAGATAATGCAGTGGAAGGATCATCAAAGTCTAATAATGCTATGGATGTTTGTAACAGTATCACAAATAATGGGCCAACTATTTACTCAAATCATGATAAAATTGATGGCCATTTCGGAGAGTTAGAAGATGGTAGTCGAAACATTAGAGGGATGGATAGAGCTACTGATACAGTCACTGAAACAAATCATTCGTCAGTTCTGGAGGTTCTCTTTACCAGCAATGAGAATAAAAGTTCGCATAACGACGCAGGCCTGAACGATTCTGCTGCTGAAATCAATAAAGATGGTTCCATGATGCAAGGGGGAATGATGATGGAATCAACTTTGTCCCAAAATGGCGCTGCAGATAGTGATATGACTGTCAGTGTGATTGAGAATTCTGTATCTACCGATAACCCCATGCAAAGTATGGCATCTGAATGTTTATTAGATTCTAATGATCATACGGAAGAATGTCCGGTGGGGAATGATAATCAGCATAGAAGAAATGATAGCAATCAACAAACAATGGAGCTCAACTTTGATTCTCAGAATCTTGGATTGAATGAATCTGTATTCTCTCTTTTTGGGACTCAAGGTCAAGGACAGCAGGAGAAGGATTTAGCAgttagtaagagtgatttggAAATCTTGCCTTGTAAGGACATTGCTACCACCGAGAGTGTAACTTCTGGACAAGAGGCATCTAAACTTGAGAAAGGTCCTAACATCAGTATGCCCATAGCTGATAATGGAAAAGCATGTAAAGAAGACAATGTTCCCTGCTCTGCAGTTACATGTAAAGTTGGTGATACACTTGGTTTCAGTAAATGTGAGAATGACAGTTCCAAGGCGAATAATGAAGGTGCGAACATGCATGAGGAACTGCAATATGGAATGGATTCAGTTATTCAGACTTGGAATACGCAAGAAAATGCGACCAATAAAGATGTCTCTGAGGTGTTCACTCATCTTTTGGACGTGCCAGGGGTGCACGGCATGTCTGAAAGTCAGTTAGCAGCTGCTAATGATAAAGACACATATCATTATGAAAATAATGATGGTAGGGTTTGTGGAAGGGAGACAAAAATGCCCGAATTTGATTGTCTCCAAAATTTTGGGAGTGGTCAAACTAGTGACCTTTTCAGCAGCAGCTCTGCTATAGTAAGTTCCAATTCCATTACAGGAGCCAACCAGGATACAAGACTTGGAGTGTGCTCTCCTTTTATATCTACAACTGATGAGCAGTTATCTGCAGAAGATAATATGATTACGATGTTCAATGATGCTATGAAAGAGCACAGACAGGATCCATCTGAAGGTATATTACTCAATCAGTCTGGTATTTCAGAAGTATCAAATGGGGCATTTTCATCCGATAAGGTTTACACTACTGCTAATCCTTCTGAACTCAATGGAATCAAGATTGCTGGTAAGCATGAGCTAAGCCTTTCTTTTGGTAGTCTTCAGACAGATATGTGTGCAGAGTCGAATAGGGTTAAACAGGAAAGCTATCGAGGAAATAGCTTTAACATCGAGCCCGTTGGCCTTAAAACATATGGCAATCCAACTCGTTCAAGTATCCTGAGTAGTAACATAGCTGCTGACATGGAACAAGCCAGACCTTTTGGATATTCTAATATATCCTTCAATGACACAACAAATGAACCTGGCAATAGTTTTAACGTGGTTCAGGGGGAAAGGGACTGGGACGGGACCAGAGGAAACGAG CTGATGGTTCTTGGAGAAATGGTCCTGCTAATTTGTTTGGAGGTTGTTATGATGCTAATTCAGCCCCACACATTCAATCTTCTAGCTTTTTTCCAACTTTTGGCCTTGCACCAACTATG GGGCAAGAAAGCTCATTTGGTGTGGATCACAACTACGGTATTCAAAGTGACATGA
- the LOC121754576 gene encoding uncharacterized protein LOC121754576 isoform X1, whose protein sequence is MASATVDSAATATATASTTDGGLLRLDSIPTVDLRLLSQSELYSLSRCSSAAADPNCRDDVVIPIIDRSVFNESAGSRKQTYSRLRLAPTDSSSPATPRSRTPHLRSPAAAYGSINTKTDPENVENHQIINLLKQFFVADMDPADLFPVKIEYLNSLQPQQLSSPPSPPPANISSIGVKRKRGRPRKAVEVSVIDGSYADTLQLPMPSLSEFIPRDNAEDKDREVLNSDGVAVDLAALGASEHPYREEIRQRTDGMRTEEELLGFLTGLNGRWGSRRKKKRIVDANEFGSKLPVGWKLSLSVKKKNGNVWLYCRRYISPSGLHFVTCKGVSSYLLSLHGMQDTNRCTFVQYNDIVNDADKLTTVPLVVQDDYEIETFSHAPSPPLDLVTANPETQVTLNVGNASEDRIGESLCCHKCNITFKDKDEFLNHQSSLHRKNRNKNIVRITDGVIIKDGKYECQFCHKTFSERHRYNGHVGTHVRFQPKMVGEFSQSVYPTSVNVYPTQDNAVEGSSKSNNAMDVCNSITNNGPTIYSNHDKIDGHFGELEDGSRNIRGMDRATDTVTETNHSSVLEVLFTSNENKSSHNDAGLNDSAAEINKDGSMMQGGMMMESTLSQNGAADSDMTVSVIENSVSTDNPMQSMASECLLDSNDHTEECPVGNDNQHRRNDSNQQTMELNFDSQNLGLNESVFSLFGTQGQGQQEKDLAVSKSDLEILPCKDIATTESVTSGQEASKLEKGPNISMPIADNGKACKEDNVPCSAVTCKVGDTLGFSKCENDSSKANNEGANMHEELQYGMDSVIQTWNTQENATNKDVSEVFTHLLDVPGVHGMSESQLAAANDKDTYHYENNDGRVCGRETKMPEFDCLQNFGSGQTSDLFSSSSAIVSSNSITGANQDTRLGVCSPFISTTDEQLSAEDNMITMFNDAMKEHRQDPSEGILLNQSGISEVSNGAFSSDKVYTTANPSELNGIKIAGKHELSLSFGSLQTDMCAESNRVKQESYRGNSFNIEPVGLKTYGNPTRSSILSSNIAADMEQARPFGYSNISFNDTTNEPGNSFNVVQGERDWDGTRGNEVRTSSQNFMGAFGNSSLPTSECAAADGSWRNGPANLFGGCYDANSAPHIQSSSFFPTFGLAPTMGQESSFGVDHNYGIQSDMMRPARAQPVEYSFMSEQRVNSLPGEAKNFPYGTNMEQEMDPSFWLGKDALTPNASRISQATPICVWCRNVFLNEHVEAGVQTGAIGTICPSCSSRIPGHFNML, encoded by the exons ATGGCTTCCGCCACCGTCGAttccgccgccaccgccaccgccaccgcaaGCACTACAGACGGCGGATTACTCCGATTGGATTCAATTCCCACTGTGGATCTCCGCCTCCTCTCCCAATCGGAGCTCTATTCCCTCTCCCGctgctcctccgccgccgccgaccCCAACTGCCGCGACGACGTTGTCATCCCAATCATTGACCGCTCCGTATTCAACGAGTCCGCCGGCTCCAGAAAGCAGACCTACTCCCGCCTCCGCCTCGCCCCCACGGATTCCTCGTCCCCCGCCACTCCTCGCTCCCGCACGCCCCATCTCCGCTCCCCCGCCGCCGCCTATGGCTCCATCAACACTAAAACCGATCCGGAAAACGTCGAGAATCACCAAATCATCAATCTCCTGAAGCAATTCTTCGTCGCGGACATGGATCCCGCCGATTTATTCCCGGTGAAAATAGAATACCTAAATTCGCTGCAGCCGCAGCAATTATCATCCCCGCCGTCTCCGCCCCCGGCTAATATCTCCTCTATTGGAGTCAAACGGAAGCGCGGCCGGCCCCGCAAGGCCGTGGAAGTTAGTGTAATTGACGGCAGCTATGCGGATACGTTGCAATTGCCAATGCCATCGCTGAGTGAATTCATTCCGCGTGACAATGCGGAGGATAAAGACAGAGAAGTGTTGAATAGCGACGGAGTGGCCGTGGATTTGGCGGCGTTGGGCGCCTCGGAGCATCCTTATCGGGAGGAGATTCGGCAGAGGACCGATGGAATGCGAACAGAAGAGGAATTGTTAGGGTTTTTGACGGGATTGAATGGAAGGTGGGgaagtaggaggaagaagaagaggattgTTGATGCTAATGAGTTCGGATCGAAGCTGCCGGTTGGTTGGAAGCTTTCGCTCTCCGTGAAGAAGAAAAATGGCAATGTATGGCTCTATTGCCGTCGCTACATAAG CCCCAGTGGACTGCATTTTGTTACATGCAAGGGGGTATCATCATATTTGCTCTCTCTTCATGGCATGCAAGATACAAATCGATGCACCTTTGTCCAATATAATGACATCGTGAATGATGCTGATAAATTGACTACCGTCCCA CTTGTTGTACAAGATGATTATGAAATTGAAACCTTCTCCCATGCACCATCACCTCCTTTGGATTTGGTAACTGCTAATCCTGAAACCCAAGTTACATTAAATGTGGGGAATGCTTCAGAGGATAGAATAGGAGAGAGTCTATGTTGCCACAAGTGCAATATAACTTTCAAAGACAAAGATGAATTCTTGAACCACCAATCATCGCTTCACcggaaaaacagaaacaaaaacATTGTTCGCATTACTGATGGAGTGATTATCAAGGATGGAAAATATGAGTGCCAATTCTGTCACAAGACATTTAGTGAAAGACATCGATACAATGGTCATGTTGGTACCCATGTGAGATTCCAACCTAAGATGGTTGGAGAGTTTTCTCAGTCTGTTTATCCCACTTCTGTCAATGTATATCCTACTCAAGATAATGCAGTGGAAGGATCATCAAAGTCTAATAATGCTATGGATGTTTGTAACAGTATCACAAATAATGGGCCAACTATTTACTCAAATCATGATAAAATTGATGGCCATTTCGGAGAGTTAGAAGATGGTAGTCGAAACATTAGAGGGATGGATAGAGCTACTGATACAGTCACTGAAACAAATCATTCGTCAGTTCTGGAGGTTCTCTTTACCAGCAATGAGAATAAAAGTTCGCATAACGACGCAGGCCTGAACGATTCTGCTGCTGAAATCAATAAAGATGGTTCCATGATGCAAGGGGGAATGATGATGGAATCAACTTTGTCCCAAAATGGCGCTGCAGATAGTGATATGACTGTCAGTGTGATTGAGAATTCTGTATCTACCGATAACCCCATGCAAAGTATGGCATCTGAATGTTTATTAGATTCTAATGATCATACGGAAGAATGTCCGGTGGGGAATGATAATCAGCATAGAAGAAATGATAGCAATCAACAAACAATGGAGCTCAACTTTGATTCTCAGAATCTTGGATTGAATGAATCTGTATTCTCTCTTTTTGGGACTCAAGGTCAAGGACAGCAGGAGAAGGATTTAGCAgttagtaagagtgatttggAAATCTTGCCTTGTAAGGACATTGCTACCACCGAGAGTGTAACTTCTGGACAAGAGGCATCTAAACTTGAGAAAGGTCCTAACATCAGTATGCCCATAGCTGATAATGGAAAAGCATGTAAAGAAGACAATGTTCCCTGCTCTGCAGTTACATGTAAAGTTGGTGATACACTTGGTTTCAGTAAATGTGAGAATGACAGTTCCAAGGCGAATAATGAAGGTGCGAACATGCATGAGGAACTGCAATATGGAATGGATTCAGTTATTCAGACTTGGAATACGCAAGAAAATGCGACCAATAAAGATGTCTCTGAGGTGTTCACTCATCTTTTGGACGTGCCAGGGGTGCACGGCATGTCTGAAAGTCAGTTAGCAGCTGCTAATGATAAAGACACATATCATTATGAAAATAATGATGGTAGGGTTTGTGGAAGGGAGACAAAAATGCCCGAATTTGATTGTCTCCAAAATTTTGGGAGTGGTCAAACTAGTGACCTTTTCAGCAGCAGCTCTGCTATAGTAAGTTCCAATTCCATTACAGGAGCCAACCAGGATACAAGACTTGGAGTGTGCTCTCCTTTTATATCTACAACTGATGAGCAGTTATCTGCAGAAGATAATATGATTACGATGTTCAATGATGCTATGAAAGAGCACAGACAGGATCCATCTGAAGGTATATTACTCAATCAGTCTGGTATTTCAGAAGTATCAAATGGGGCATTTTCATCCGATAAGGTTTACACTACTGCTAATCCTTCTGAACTCAATGGAATCAAGATTGCTGGTAAGCATGAGCTAAGCCTTTCTTTTGGTAGTCTTCAGACAGATATGTGTGCAGAGTCGAATAGGGTTAAACAGGAAAGCTATCGAGGAAATAGCTTTAACATCGAGCCCGTTGGCCTTAAAACATATGGCAATCCAACTCGTTCAAGTATCCTGAGTAGTAACATAGCTGCTGACATGGAACAAGCCAGACCTTTTGGATATTCTAATATATCCTTCAATGACACAACAAATGAACCTGGCAATAGTTTTAACGTGGTTCAGGGGGAAAGGGACTGGGACGGGACCAGAGGAAACGAGGTAAGAACTTCTAGCCAGAACTTTATGGGTGCTTTTGGGAATAGCAGCTTGCCAACCAGTGAGTGTGCTGCAGCTGATGGTTCTTGGAGAAATGGTCCTGCTAATTTGTTTGGAGGTTGTTATGATGCTAATTCAGCCCCACACATTCAATCTTCTAGCTTTTTTCCAACTTTTGGCCTTGCACCAACTATG GGGCAAGAAAGCTCATTTGGTGTGGATCACAACTACGGTATTCAAAGTGACATGATGAGGCCAGCTAGAGCCCAACCCGTCGAATACAGTTTCATGAGTGAGCAACGTGTAAACTCGTTACCTGGAGAAGCCAAGAATTTTCCATATGGTACAAATATGGAACAAGAGATGGATCCCTCATTTTGGTTGGGAAAGGATGCTTTAACGCCAAATGCATCCCGTATTAGTCAGGCTACGCCCATTTGCGTTTGGTGCAGAAACGTATTCTTGAACGAGCACGTTGAAGCAGGAGTACAGACAGGTGCTATTGGCACTATCTGCCCATCTTGCAGTTCGAGAATCCCGGGACATTTCAATATGCTGTAG